CTCGCCTTGTCCTGCCCACGCCCTGTTGTTCTGCCCTGTTGCAGCGCCGAAGGTGGCGGGCCAAGGGGGTGGCCGCTTACGGGCGCCCTTCCTTTTGCCCCATCATTGCAAACCAGCACAGAGGAGATCCCCAGTGTAGGTGCAGATTGAAGTGCTGGAAGAGTGCCTTcgctttcttctgttttttaaaaaggaatcaagtCTCTAGTCCTCAATGATTGCGGAAGGGGCGCCAGCCGAGACCGCTGGAATCTATGAGCTTTAGGGAGGAGGAAATGGTTCAGGTCTTCTCCGTCCTGTCACCAGCAGCCATGGCATTGGGGTGGGGAAAGAGTTTGGCCACCCTGTGAATGAGGGGCATCCAGAATGTCCCGTCTTACAGAGTCCGTCCATCTTTTCCTTGGgctccctcttctcctgctgcctccaggGAGGAAGCTCACAATATTCCCGGCTGACAAGAGGGTGGCCCTTCAGAGCCTGGTAGAGGAGCCCTTCCCCAATGCTCTTCTCATCACCACCCATCATCCTCACATCTTGAATGTGCACAGTGCGTACATAGGGAGATTTCTCGCTATTATCCGTTGCGCACACCAAAACCTTGCGGGGTTTTCTTTGCAGGATTTGCTCCATGGGTTCCACACCCATAAGAAGCGGAgaacgggggggtggggggtggtccCGATTCTTTTTCGCTCTCCTAATGAAAGCAACtgagcctttttttcccccctctgcggGGTctcccattttgctttcttgtcaTGTCAAGATGCAAGTGTCACCGTTTTCAACCTCCAGGCATGTATGAggttttctgtttctgtgcctGCCTGTTtctttcaagcccccccccccccggtccttccCCATCAATCGCCGGCAGAAGAGCAGTTGCTTAAAATGCCGGGTGGATGATTTCTCTGGCCCATTTCCCCATTACGGGAATGTTACGGGCTTTTTAACAGGTGTCTTAAATGGCCGTCGTTATTAACACTTCTATTAAGTCAATTAAAATCCGGTCCTTTCGGCTGGATTTAACGCAGCGGCTGGGAGGGAgatgagggaggaggagagagagggcggtggcgtgtgtgtgtgtgtgcttgagaTGCTCTGCCCTTACACCGGAGTTGCAAGGAAAGCCCCGGAGGAACGGATCGGCGGCTCTCCCCCgatccagcctctggttctgatGGTTGCTCGTGGCAGGAGCGAAAGAACTGGGGATCTAAAATTTCCTCcggtcaagtcaattttgactcacgatgaccctttccagggttttccaggtagagattattcagaagtgttttattctttccccttcttctgggtgggATCCTTGGGGCTGTCCAGTTTTTgccccaaagccacccaggctggctcttcctcgcaggagatgcacagtggggggaattcgaactcccaacctctggcttttaaTCTAAAGCAGCAGCATCTTCATGGTCTCACGTGTCACTTTGGTCCTCGAACGCCTTTTTCCCTTTTGCGGAGAAGACACGGGCCTCCTTTAAAAACGCAGGTTTTCCGAGCAGCTCTTTTGGAGAGAAGCTTTCCAAACCCCTAATTTATTCCATCTATTAGATAGGTTTTGTAGATTTAATCATTTTCACAGTTGGTGGCTCATTGGGTACTCGAGATAAACTCCAAATGAAAGTATAATGGGGACGACAAATGAGTTTTCACGCCAGAAACAGCAGAAACTtgctaaagaaaataaataaggaagttTGAGGGGAGGGGAATGCATATCGtgtcgtcgtcctcctcctcctccctcaaaCCCCCAGCCCATCGCTTCTCGGAGCTGCCTTTTGCTGACGACGGTAGGTTACCACAGTTCATTTCGACGGTCTTGTTCATCTGTAAAATTGCACAGAAGTGACTTTTTTTCAGCTCATTGTAAGAAGTGCTGATTTATAGCTGGGGAATGAAATTCCCCCCCCTTACTTGGTGTGTGCGTGCGACACGATCGTAGTGGCGCAAAGCACCCATGAAATTGCTTCTACACTGTAGTTTTAAGTCCAGTCTCGGAGAAGAGGGGAGTGAGAAACCTCTTGGTTAAAGAAGCGTTTCCACTCTTCACACCCCTTCGTTTGGGTAACCTCTTTAGCCAGAAAAAGACGGTCATTTTGAAGCAGCACTAAGAGGTTTACTCTACTAGGGTATGCTGGCATTTTGGGGGGTCCCACCCATTTCCCTTGCTTCCTCTCACATTTGGAGCGTGCTGATGGGCTGATGGATACGAAGGCTGATGGGTTCTGGGAATTTGTAtccagaaaaaggaaggggactCTGCTTTGTGGCCCACCCCTTGAAGCTCTTCTTCAAAGATGTGCCACGTAACTGCATGTTCCCATCAAAGCCGTCTTGCTCAAAACCTTAAGTAGATTGGTTTTTCCTTCTGCTAAGCGGCTGTTGCAGCGTTAGCTGTGCAGGTAACTCTTTAGTGACCTCTACGGGTAGCGATTAGTATTACAACACCTCGTGCTGGAAACCTTCGGATTTAAGGGGGCATCCTTTAAtgccctttcttcctttctctcttccaggCGATGCCATGGCCCCCACGCATTCTCCCCGCTACCCCAGCCCGGCCGAACTGGACGCCTACGCCCAGAAAGTGGCCAACCACCCCCTCACCATCAAGATCTTCCCCACCAACGTCAGGGTCCCGCAGCAGAAGCACCTTAATCGGACGGTGAACGGGTACGACACGACGGGGCCGCGGTTCAGCCCCTACCCTGTGCACGCGAGCAGCTACCAGGGCCTGCTGGCCATCGTGAAGGCCACCAAGTCGTCGTCCtcctcgtcgtcctcctcctctgggAAAGGGCTAGTGAAGAGCGCAGAGGGCAAGCGGACTAAAACGTCCCCCGCCGCCCACGCGGCCGTGGCCCCCTATCCGGTGACGAGCACTTTAGCGCCCGGCCCTTCCTGCGCCCCTCAGCTGAGTTACCACGGCAGCCAGAAGCAGACGGAGACTCCGGCGCCCCCCAACGTCACGGTGGCCGCCTCGGTGATCCCGCACGCCGGCAGGGGCTTGGCCCTCCCCCAGGCCAACCTGCCCTCCATCCAGAACATCATCTTCCAGATCAACCAGCAGTGCCAGGCTCAGAGCGGGCAGCCCCTCTGCCCGGGGGTCACCATGGCCAACCCCAGCCCGGCCAAGCACGCCTCCGCCAACAGCTTCGCCGCCATGGCCTCGGTGGGGGCCGCCGTGGCCTACGCGGGGGCCGTGCTGCCCGACTGCCGGAAGggagcggcggcagcggcggccgaGCTGGCGGTGGGCGCCAACCTGAGCGGCGGGCTGGTGGGGCCGAAGCCGGGCCTCTTCCCGGACAGCATGGAGTACCTGCTatggcagcaacagcaacagcagcagcagcagcaaaaccaccatcatcaccatcatcaccacctccGGATGTACAGTGCAGGGAGCGGGGGCGGCGGGGCTATCAGCAAGTCACCGGAGGTGTGCTCGGGGCTCTTGCGCGCCTACCCCCTGCCGGGCGTGGCCGACAAGGTGAGCTCCTCGCCCTTGAACTGTTTGGGCGCCCATGGGAATTTCTCGGTGGGGCCGTACTTTGCGCCCCCTTGGAACAGCGTCCTGGTCACCCCCAACAGCGACTGCTTCAACCCCCAGGAGCTGGCCAACGGGCACCGGGGGGAGCTGGGGGTGCCCCCCTCGGACGGGCTGCCCAGCCTCCCCAGTAAGACCCTCTGCAACGCCTCGATCCTGAGCAGCAGCCTCCAGTCGCTCGAGTATCTCATCAACGACATCCACCCTCCGTGCATCAAGGAGCAGATGCTGGGGAAAGGCTACGAGACCGTCTCGGTCCCGCGCCTCTTGGACCACCAGAACGCGCACATCCGCCTCCCCGTCTACAGATAAGAGCCGCCACCGGCGCCCTCTCCCAAGCCCGTGGGTGACCCGCGGCTACTACGGACGGACACGCTCCCTCTTTCTCTatatctctctttccccccttaaCTTTCTTCCGGCCCCACGGGGAGAAGGAGAACAGATACGGTACAGCCCGCAGTGTCGCCCGCGTCGTGGGGAAAAACACTGCCGTTTTCTGCTGCTGAGGTTCACGCGCCTGGCTGCTCCGGGATGGAGGGGATCGCTTGTCTATTTagctcagaaaaaaaagatgtctttTTATTTCTTAAGAATGTGAACAGGGAGGTGCTGTCCGATTTTGCTGCTAACCCagggaaaagaaggctttccGTTTTGTTTTTGAGCGTGAGAACGGGCGTGCGTGTGGGTGTGCGTCTGTGTTAACCAGCTGGATTTGCATGTGGAGGGGGGCGCCCCTTTTCCCATCTTCTCGAGAGAAGCTCCTGCCCTCTGTTGAGTTCAAGTAGGGGTTTGAAACGCGCTCTGGTAAGGATCCGGATCCCAGCCTCTCTCCCTCCTACTCCCCTGTCCACTCCCAGGAATCCAGGTGGCTTAGCCGTATGGCTTCATCTCCTTTCTAGCTGAAATCTATGACTTGCACTGTTTCAATTTAAAGCTAATAATAATTTTGGGACAGTAGATCGGGAGGAGATTTTAAGGAAGGAAGACAAACACTTGAAAACTTGaagcaaccttttttttttagttctagtTAACCTACTGTACATTTCTGTGTTCAGCTGCTACATGACGGAGCCCTTCTCCTCCAAGATGTTACGGCCCtaggttgttggggtttttttttataaattaaaaccttacagtttattattataattattattataattattatttttaatggtgattttttttcattgcctgtgagaaagagagagtgtgcgtGCGTATGTTTGGGAGATGAGCAAGAAAAGCTAACAGGTGATGCGACAGAGCCACCTTCTCCAGTCTGGTACCATGCTGTCTGGGGGTGATGGGCATTGTGGTCTGACCCAGCTGAAGGGCTCCAGATTGGGGAGGGCTACTTTAGTGCAAGGAAAAGGCCGTCTTAGTGGTCTGTAAGTCTTCCCTTGCCCTTCATCTCAATCCATGCTGCTCCTTTCAAGTCTGTCCTTATAGCACCAGGCTATGGGCCCATGTTTTGATAGGAGATAAAAGGTGTGGAGCAGAGAGCAAGTGAAAGGGTAGGGAATTTGCTTCTTCAATATCCGGAGCAGAGGATTATAT
The genomic region above belongs to Pogona vitticeps strain Pit_001003342236 chromosome 14, PviZW2.1, whole genome shotgun sequence and contains:
- the FAM222A gene encoding protein FAM222A, whose product is MLACLQRTQNPPSQHLACPSKSLEPRKCDAMAPTHSPRYPSPAELDAYAQKVANHPLTIKIFPTNVRVPQQKHLNRTVNGYDTTGPRFSPYPVHASSYQGLLAIVKATKSSSSSSSSSSGKGLVKSAEGKRTKTSPAAHAAVAPYPVTSTLAPGPSCAPQLSYHGSQKQTETPAPPNVTVAASVIPHAGRGLALPQANLPSIQNIIFQINQQCQAQSGQPLCPGVTMANPSPAKHASANSFAAMASVGAAVAYAGAVLPDCRKGAAAAAAELAVGANLSGGLVGPKPGLFPDSMEYLLWQQQQQQQQQQNHHHHHHHHLRMYSAGSGGGGAISKSPEVCSGLLRAYPLPGVADKVSSSPLNCLGAHGNFSVGPYFAPPWNSVLVTPNSDCFNPQELANGHRGELGVPPSDGLPSLPSKTLCNASILSSSLQSLEYLINDIHPPCIKEQMLGKGYETVSVPRLLDHQNAHIRLPVYR